The Prochlorococcus sp. MIT 0603 DNA window AGTTCTAGGTTTGATGATTAATTAAAAGGCTTAAGAATGCTTTCTCTGTTCCTATTAAGGAATTAACCCAGCCCAATGAAGGAAACCCATATGACTAAGAACCTCTATTAGCAAAATCGCTGTAAATCCAATCATTGCAAATCTTCCATTTACTCTTTCTGCATAAGAACTCCATCCAAATGAAGGAATATCAGGAGTTGTTGCACTTGGAGTGTTATCTACTTCGCTCTTTTCATTGTTAATTTCTTGAGCGTTTTTGTTAGAGGATTCCAAGTTGGATGATTCTGGATTGTTTGAGTTCATGGAATCAAATTAAGATTTTTTTTCAAATGCATAGCTGGAGGATGGCTGTAAACGCCATGAACCATTCCCTGTAAGTTCGAGAACAGATTCATGGAAGTCTAAAAGTGTTGGTCTATGGCCAACACTTATGACAGCTAGATCTCTTTTCTTTAACAGACTATATAAGTGCTCTTCTGTATTTATATCTAAAGCACTTGTTGCTTCATCTAAAACTGCAAATCTTGGTGAATTCAAAAGTAATCTTCCGAATGCTAATCTTTGCTGCTCTCCTAGTGAAAGGATTCGTGGCCAATCTTGTTTGATAGTTAAATCAGGATACCGATCTATAAGTGATGCAAGATTTACTTCTTTTAGGACTGATCTAAGATGGTCGTCACTAAATTTACTTTGATCTGTTGGATAACATAATTGTTCTCGAAGAGAGCCAAGGAGCATATATGGTTTTTGAGGGATAAACAATAGATCCCCTTGCTTTGGTCGATCAATATTTCCATTACTGGGCTTCCATAAACCACTAATCATTCTTAGTAATGATGTTTTTCCGCACCCTGAAGGACCTACAACTAGCAAACTATCATTTTGATTGATGTTGAGACTTAAATCTAAGATTATTTGTTTGTCACTTCCTGGTGGATTTAGGTCTGCATTTTTTATAATTATAGAATCACTTGCTAATTCCAAATCGTTTTGATTTGGAATGATTTGATTGCTTACTTTTTCTACTTTTGATTGGAAACCTTCTAGCCTACTAATACCAGCAGTAAATTTTGCTAACTCTTCAATTTGATTTACTACAAAAAATAATGATCCTTCCACCATTCCAAAAGCAAAACTTGCTTGAATAAATCTTCCATAATCAATCTCACCTGCAAAATATGGAATAGCCATAATTAAATATGGAAAGAAATTACCGGCATAATTTATTGATCTTCTCATTACATCAATAATTACTCTCCAAATAATCAGGAGGTTAAAGTTATCAACTACTTCAGAAAGTCTTCTTTGTGTCTCTGCCTTTTCAGGCTTTTCTCCCGAATAGAAAGCAATGGATTCTGCATTATCTCTAATATGGACTAAACCGTATCTAAAATCA harbors:
- a CDS encoding chlorophyll a/b-binding protein, producing the protein MNSNNPESSNLESSNKNAQEINNEKSEVDNTPSATTPDIPSFGWSSYAERVNGRFAMIGFTAILLIEVLSHMGFLHWAGLIP
- a CDS encoding ABC transporter ATP-binding protein/permease: MTEQSISNHKTLKDQLGSLRKLAQPFFLPLEHNSGWTFIWLLISLLFCVGGIVLILLTGLIELFEKIQPILLEKYFGGVVGIVDSIWSSWWGVFFIGIFLIGSISFFNYRHELRNKKWIHWSFLGIIVIMLLAVNGINAGIGFIARDLTNALVEKQESGFYKILWIYAFCFIVALPIRVSQIFFTYKLGLIWREWLSKSLISDYMKNKAYYILNPNDEEETDVDNPDQRITDDTRAFTGQSLSFTLGIFDALLTFSLNIIILWTISKTLTLSLFTYAAFATSILLIAGKNLVRIDFDQLRYEADFRYGLVHIRDNAESIAFYSGEKPEKAETQRRLSEVVDNFNLLIIWRVIIDVMRRSINYAGNFFPYLIMAIPYFAGEIDYGRFIQASFAFGMVEGSLFFVVNQIEELAKFTAGISRLEGFQSKVEKVSNQIIPNQNDLELASDSIIIKNADLNPPGSDKQIILDLSLNINQNDSLLVVGPSGCGKTSLLRMISGLWKPSNGNIDRPKQGDLLFIPQKPYMLLGSLREQLCYPTDQSKFSDDHLRSVLKEVNLASLIDRYPDLTIKQDWPRILSLGEQQRLAFGRLLLNSPRFAVLDEATSALDINTEEHLYSLLKKRDLAVISVGHRPTLLDFHESVLELTGNGSWRLQPSSSYAFEKKS